The proteins below are encoded in one region of Methanofollis aquaemaris:
- a CDS encoding glycosyltransferase family 4 protein, with translation MGGKKGSLMVLSDHYLTFVKDQIECIAPKFEQVDVCVRHNTLAEVSNYLPLNRLKPFRLCSILDRSELPGNISVYPCSLPYLPLEQMKKSLGDRLFRTVDDLIQKEQIKCDLIHAHFLWPNGYAGALLKEKYDVPLVVTAHGYDIYDLPFRDQAWRDRIVWTLEAADAIITVSQSNEVCIRRLGVMKPVHVIPNGFRSDLFYPRDQGECRRTLGLPLDRKILLTVGNLVEVKGHKYLVEAMAEVMKEREDVLCVIVGSGPLKGKLEGQIKSLGLEEHVHLVGGKPHEEIPIWMNACDVFVLPSLRESFGIVQVEAMACGKPVVATRNGGSEEIMVSEDYGLLMDIANSRDLAERILIASDRQWDSVNLRVFTEHFSWENICRQLYGIYTLLDL, from the coding sequence AAGATCAGATCGAGTGTATCGCACCGAAATTTGAGCAGGTGGATGTCTGTGTCCGTCACAACACTCTTGCCGAGGTCTCGAACTATCTCCCTCTAAATCGTCTGAAACCGTTCCGGTTGTGTTCGATACTGGATCGATCTGAACTGCCTGGGAATATCTCTGTCTATCCCTGCAGTCTTCCCTATCTCCCCCTTGAACAGATGAAAAAGTCACTGGGGGACCGCTTGTTCAGGACAGTTGACGATCTGATACAAAAGGAACAGATCAAGTGCGACCTCATCCATGCGCACTTCCTGTGGCCGAATGGATATGCCGGGGCGTTACTGAAGGAGAAGTATGATGTCCCTCTCGTGGTGACAGCCCACGGGTACGATATCTATGACCTTCCATTCAGGGATCAAGCATGGAGAGATCGGATCGTCTGGACACTCGAAGCCGCCGATGCGATCATCACTGTCAGCCAGAGTAATGAGGTGTGCATCAGGAGACTCGGGGTCATGAAACCCGTTCATGTCATCCCGAACGGCTTCAGGTCAGACCTCTTCTATCCGCGCGACCAGGGAGAGTGCAGGCGGACGCTCGGCCTCCCTCTGGACAGAAAGATCTTGCTCACCGTCGGCAACCTTGTCGAAGTGAAGGGCCACAAGTATCTTGTCGAGGCGATGGCTGAGGTGATGAAGGAGCGAGAGGATGTGCTCTGTGTTATCGTTGGATCCGGGCCGCTGAAAGGGAAACTGGAGGGGCAGATTAAAAGTTTGGGACTGGAGGAGCATGTTCACCTTGTGGGGGGGAAGCCGCATGAGGAGATCCCAATATGGATGAATGCGTGCGATGTGTTTGTGCTGCCGAGTTTGAGGGAAAGTTTTGGGATTGTGCAGGTAGAGGCTATGGCTTGTGGAAAACCTGTCGTGGCGACGAGGAATGGAGGGAGTGAAGAGATCATGGTTTCTGAGGATTATGGTTTATTGATGGACATTGCTAATTCCAGGGATCTTGCAGAGAGAATTTTGATTGCTTCGGATAGACAGTGGGATAGTGTAAATTTACGTGTGTTTACTGAGCATTTTTCATGGGAAAATATCTGCAGACAACTATATGGGATATATACTCTTCTTGATCTGTAA
- a CDS encoding glycosyltransferase family protein → MTTSVIVLDIHPTEDSRVNRHIKFLLKNGYLVYRIHINRFYPNLQEGPFSNHGEKGYRINLFDTQNSRKNSVLYNIHTFTPIIQKKVKKSLKLVGWKESNRSIIHVHDPSLLLVAKKMTQICKNTTIVYDRHEVYEHGKKHFGITHPRIERIYEVITTKAVKGVVTVSESYISSCKNIFPHANIKAVPNFPESSDYNIQIINEKIESFSADSAINLVYFGSLDYHYDRDIALILNISNKILANYPRTNVFIGGRTGDQSLINDFAHLSKQYPGRFHFTGFLPREEVVQITEKAHLGFCLLKPDTSYWVKISPNKVFEYLMCGTVPIIRADVDYADIFSKCSLIFDRYTPDDEIISVVGSLIQQPDRILKMMKESLNVRNMFLYDTVATQYIQLYHEVQTPSISSS, encoded by the coding sequence ATGACTACCAGCGTAATTGTCCTAGATATACATCCCACAGAAGATAGCAGAGTTAACAGACATATTAAGTTCCTTTTAAAAAATGGGTACCTTGTTTACCGCATCCATATCAATAGATTTTATCCAAATCTTCAAGAAGGTCCATTTTCAAATCACGGAGAGAAAGGATACAGGATAAATCTTTTTGATACACAAAATTCAAGAAAAAACTCAGTATTATACAACATCCATACATTCACACCGATAATCCAGAAAAAAGTTAAAAAAAGTCTCAAATTGGTAGGCTGGAAAGAAAGTAATCGATCTATAATTCACGTTCATGATCCATCTCTCCTGCTTGTTGCAAAAAAAATGACACAGATTTGCAAGAACACGACTATTGTCTATGACCGGCACGAAGTATATGAACATGGTAAAAAACATTTTGGAATTACTCACCCTCGCATTGAAAGGATATACGAAGTGATAACTACAAAAGCGGTGAAAGGTGTAGTCACTGTCTCGGAAAGTTACATATCATCTTGTAAGAACATTTTCCCACATGCAAATATTAAAGCAGTCCCTAATTTCCCAGAATCATCAGATTACAATATCCAAATCATCAATGAAAAAATAGAGTCATTTTCAGCAGATTCAGCCATCAATCTGGTATATTTTGGATCCCTTGACTACCATTATGACCGAGATATCGCACTCATTCTCAATATTTCGAACAAGATACTGGCCAATTATCCTAGAACAAATGTATTTATCGGTGGCAGGACAGGGGACCAGTCTCTTATCAACGATTTTGCACACCTCTCTAAACAATATCCAGGGAGATTTCACTTCACCGGATTCCTCCCAAGAGAAGAAGTGGTCCAAATAACAGAAAAAGCACATCTGGGTTTTTGTCTCCTCAAACCAGATACCTCTTATTGGGTGAAGATATCCCCAAATAAAGTATTTGAGTATCTGATGTGTGGAACAGTCCCCATCATTCGCGCAGATGTTGACTATGCCGATATATTCTCAAAATGTTCATTGATCTTCGACAGGTACACTCCAGATGATGAGATCATCTCCGTGGTGGGGTCTCTGATCCAGCAACCAGATAGAATTCTTAAAATGATGAAGGAGAGCCTGAACGTTAGAAATATGTTTCTATATGACACAGTCGCAACACAATATATTCAACTCTATCATGAGGTACAGACACCCTCAATCTCATCATCCTAA